The following proteins come from a genomic window of Methanosarcina sp. MTP4:
- a CDS encoding NosD domain-containing protein: MAKNKISILIPFMLLLILLVGASTAVAPAMAGDKYVDGEGIGGNYSSIQEAVSVSLPGDTIYVYPGEYWENVVVDVADLRILSVSGNPEDTIIFPDDTMEHVFDVSANNVTISGFSLLNPDIYTYSLSFENAGIYLTSSENTISNNIISGTSYGIYLDCSDNNDINDNTIASNQKYGVFVNCSDYNSFLNNEMSLNEWGGIYIEDSDYAEFTNNNVTGIPELYWATVESSFEESSGSLEEYSSEDPEKPHDREMAKEVYGVDYESSEGCSYGDQYHGIYMLNCNHSTLDSNDVTLSGKTGIYARGYDNSFDGNNVSNNCWSGIHIEGGENDLYDNIVNDNEYCGIRLGKIDWDNYTAIASNNNELVNNNVSLNGYCGIRIDGDYNELRENDVIDNNYCGIRIGSKTSSIEGYIIFESNHSTLVNNDVSYNGESGIRIDGSSNTLTDNDVIGNDGSGIRMGNAYYDCLSSDNIISGNNASFNYCCGIYMEGENNSISDNTVIENDDEGINLEYSNNNTITGNNASLNYKGIRLDESQFNIVSNNIVNANDYPGIVLCYADNNTVSSNTVLDGDAKGINVYESDHNTLIGNTVNNSGAMGLHLYYSSYNTVVDNVITYSECVGLKVEDGCYNTLTGNTVSFNDGAGIVIYDDDSHNTTIENNVVNNNGCNGIRVKGSDNYVAGNTVCNNEDWGIFVGTCDVSSNNTVIENTVRNNLMGIVFRSLYDSEVASNTVTDNGIIGICLSESENLILQSNIVNSNGYLVEEEEEEYYGAASVVNSDEKKECSKRSEEPDIVMASELVLGEGMGPFGAGIYLEFSSENCLIGNSVENNSDTGLYFIGSWNNTIYDNYFNNTNNTKFEDGLLFTEIPVEEEGNNTWNINLTEGTNIMGGPYLGGNFWALPNGTGWSQTCNDTDGDWICDLPYNVTEDGESVDYFPLIDFPEPEPEPEPAPVKRSSSSGSPTYIPPPAGENAGPVDSAQKKVVAGQESSVQFPNPENGVLGVGFKSKGYSGMVIVRVEGADEGDSGSNNKPNGKVYRHVKILVGNERFEENIDQGYIEFRVPKSWMEENNIDPATIGLNRYHDEAWNPLSTEMTGEDEEFYYFRAETPGFSLYAITGEAKSSGEVDGTEVITPNEEETGTETGEEQTKPGESESAPGFESIFAALGILGSAFLVRKEILK, translated from the coding sequence GTGGCTAAAAACAAAATTTCGATCCTCATACCTTTTATGCTTCTTCTGATACTTCTGGTGGGAGCATCAACAGCAGTGGCACCTGCCATGGCAGGAGACAAGTATGTAGACGGTGAAGGCATAGGAGGAAACTACTCCTCAATACAGGAAGCTGTGAGTGTGTCTTTGCCCGGAGACACGATTTACGTTTATCCCGGGGAATACTGGGAAAACGTGGTCGTGGATGTGGCAGACCTGCGCATCCTTTCAGTTTCGGGAAACCCTGAAGACACAATCATTTTTCCTGATGACACAATGGAACATGTTTTCGACGTCAGCGCAAACAACGTCACAATAAGCGGATTCAGCCTGCTGAATCCTGACATATATACATATTCCTTAAGCTTTGAGAACGCCGGAATATACCTGACATCGTCGGAAAACACGATATCAAACAATATAATATCAGGAACCAGTTACGGCATTTATCTGGATTGCTCGGACAACAACGATATCAATGACAACACAATAGCATCCAACCAGAAATACGGTGTTTTTGTAAACTGTTCCGATTACAACAGCTTCCTCAACAATGAAATGAGTCTGAACGAATGGGGAGGCATTTACATCGAAGATTCCGATTATGCCGAGTTCACCAACAATAACGTAACCGGGATCCCTGAGCTATATTGGGCAACCGTGGAGTCCTCCTTTGAAGAAAGCTCTGGCTCCCTCGAAGAATACAGCAGTGAAGATCCTGAAAAGCCCCATGACAGGGAGATGGCAAAAGAGGTCTACGGTGTCGATTACGAGTCTTCGGAAGGGTGTTCCTACGGGGACCAGTACCACGGCATTTACATGCTCAACTGTAACCACAGCACCCTTGACAGCAACGATGTAACCCTCAGCGGGAAAACCGGGATTTATGCCAGAGGATATGACAACAGCTTTGACGGCAACAACGTTAGCAATAACTGCTGGTCCGGAATCCATATCGAAGGCGGCGAAAATGACCTTTACGACAATATCGTAAACGACAACGAATACTGTGGAATTCGTCTGGGGAAGATTGACTGGGACAATTACACAGCAATTGCAAGCAACAACAATGAACTGGTCAATAATAACGTGTCCCTGAACGGGTACTGCGGAATCCGCATAGACGGCGATTACAACGAGCTTCGGGAAAACGACGTAATTGACAATAACTACTGCGGCATCCGCATAGGCAGCAAGACAAGCAGCATAGAAGGTTACATCATATTTGAGAGCAACCACAGCACACTGGTCAATAACGATGTGTCCTATAACGGGGAAAGCGGGATCCGCATAGACGGCTCCTCCAACACACTCACCGACAATGATGTGATCGGCAACGACGGAAGCGGTATTCGCATGGGGAATGCATACTATGACTGTTTGAGCAGCGATAATATCATAAGCGGAAATAACGCTTCCTTTAACTATTGTTGCGGGATTTACATGGAAGGGGAAAACAACTCAATATCCGATAATACCGTAATTGAGAATGATGACGAAGGCATCAACCTCGAGTACTCCAACAACAATACAATCACCGGGAACAACGCAAGCCTGAACTATAAAGGGATAAGGCTGGATGAGTCCCAGTTCAACATCGTAAGCAACAACATTGTAAACGCCAATGACTACCCCGGAATCGTGCTCTGCTATGCGGACAACAACACCGTAAGTTCAAACACGGTACTTGACGGGGATGCAAAAGGTATCAACGTCTACGAAAGCGACCACAATACCCTGATAGGAAACACTGTAAACAATAGTGGAGCCATGGGTCTGCACCTGTACTACAGCTCCTACAATACCGTAGTTGATAATGTTATAACATACAGCGAGTGCGTGGGTCTCAAAGTTGAAGACGGCTGCTACAACACCCTTACAGGAAACACCGTAAGTTTCAACGACGGTGCCGGGATTGTCATTTATGATGATGACTCGCACAACACAACCATAGAAAACAATGTTGTAAACAACAACGGCTGCAACGGTATCCGCGTAAAGGGTTCGGACAACTACGTTGCAGGCAATACCGTGTGCAATAATGAAGACTGGGGTATTTTCGTCGGAACCTGCGACGTATCAAGCAATAATACAGTAATTGAAAACACTGTCAGGAACAATCTCATGGGTATTGTTTTCAGAAGCCTCTATGACAGTGAGGTGGCCAGCAATACCGTAACTGACAACGGAATAATTGGAATTTGTCTTTCAGAGTCCGAAAACCTCATCCTGCAAAGCAACATCGTGAACTCAAACGGGTACCTGGTAGAGGAAGAAGAGGAAGAATACTACGGGGCAGCCTCAGTCGTTAACTCTGATGAAAAGAAAGAATGCAGCAAGCGTTCAGAAGAACCTGACATTGTAATGGCTTCAGAGTTGGTGCTGGGAGAAGGCATGGGTCCTTTTGGAGCAGGCATCTACCTTGAGTTTTCCAGCGAGAACTGCCTGATTGGCAACTCTGTTGAAAACAACAGCGATACCGGACTTTACTTCATCGGTTCCTGGAACAACACAATTTACGACAACTACTTCAACAACACGAATAACACCAAATTCGAAGATGGATTACTGTTCACAGAGATTCCGGTTGAAGAAGAAGGAAACAACACCTGGAACATCAACCTGACTGAAGGCACGAACATCATGGGCGGGCCTTACCTTGGAGGAAACTTCTGGGCGCTTCCGAACGGAACAGGCTGGAGCCAGACCTGTAACGATACCGACGGAGACTGGATCTGCGACCTTCCCTACAATGTCACTGAAGATGGGGAAAGCGTGGACTACTTCCCGCTGATCGATTTCCCGGAGCCTGAACCAGAGCCAGAACCGGCACCTGTGAAAAGAAGCAGCAGCAGCGGTTCTCCCACCTATATCCCGCCTCCGGCAGGGGAAAATGCAGGACCTGTTGACTCGGCCCAGAAAAAAGTCGTTGCAGGACAGGAAAGCAGTGTCCAATTCCCGAACCCGGAGAACGGGGTGCTCGGAGTCGGCTTCAAGTCAAAAGGATACTCCGGAATGGTTATTGTAAGGGTTGAAGGAGCCGATGAAGGAGACAGTGGCAGCAACAATAAGCCCAACGGCAAAGTTTACAGGCACGTGAAGATCCTTGTCGGAAACGAACGCTTCGAGGAAAACATAGACCAGGGCTACATCGAGTTCAGGGTTCCGAAAAGCTGGATGGAAGAAAATAACATCGACCCGGCTACAATTGGCCTGAACAGGTACCACGACGAAGCCTGGAACCCTCTCTCAACCGAGATGACCGGGGAAGATGAGGAATTCTACTACTTCAGAGCCGAAACCCCGGGCTTCTCCCTCTATGCAATCACAGGAGAAGCGAAAAGCAGCGGAGAAGTGGATGGAACTGAGGTAATTACTCCAAACGAAGAAGAAACCGGAACCGAAACCGGAGAAGAGCAGACTAAGCCCGGAGAAAGCGAAAGTGCACCTGGCTTCGAAAGCATCTTTGCGGCCCTTGGAATCCTTGGTTCTGCGTTCCTTGTAAGAAAAGAGATACTCAAATAA
- a CDS encoding DUF373 family protein, with protein sequence MQTLVICIDRDNDLGEKAKRTTPIVGREANIEAATTLGIADPEDSDTNTIFGGIRVLDELRAKGIDAEIVSFAGDRNVGVISDQKIAEQLENFLATHEVKGAVFVSDGAEDETLIPIVQSRIKIDSVKRIVVMQSENLESTYYILKHAFSDPKISQTFFVPVGLAFLIYAIFLLARYPEGAVVGILAAVGMYMLYRGFGLDDTLALQKERLGEAFKQQRLIFVSYTAALLTGIVATAHGAAEVWGLYSESGIWYHGTLTLISVFINASVWWYAGAFLLADCGKMFDLRMAGKPTQKTISVSLFIIATGLLFWGASTYLLTEASLTTGFPKDASLALQYFVYSVIVAILIALAGIKVSLGNPDSGEEKKARGRGKKRKEAA encoded by the coding sequence ATGCAAACTTTAGTTATCTGCATAGACCGGGACAACGACCTTGGCGAAAAGGCAAAACGCACAACCCCTATCGTTGGAAGGGAAGCAAATATTGAAGCTGCCACAACACTGGGAATCGCCGATCCCGAGGATTCGGACACAAACACCATTTTCGGGGGAATCCGGGTCCTTGACGAACTGCGGGCAAAGGGCATCGACGCGGAGATTGTCTCATTTGCAGGCGACAGGAACGTAGGGGTTATCTCCGACCAGAAGATTGCCGAACAGCTGGAGAACTTCCTGGCCACGCACGAGGTGAAAGGAGCCGTATTTGTCTCGGACGGGGCAGAAGACGAGACCCTTATCCCGATTGTGCAGTCCCGCATAAAGATAGATTCAGTAAAACGTATTGTGGTTATGCAGAGCGAAAACCTGGAAAGCACCTACTATATCCTCAAACACGCTTTTAGTGACCCGAAAATATCCCAGACCTTTTTCGTTCCGGTCGGGCTCGCCTTCCTTATCTATGCCATCTTCCTGCTTGCCCGCTACCCCGAAGGCGCAGTCGTGGGGATCCTCGCTGCCGTCGGGATGTACATGCTCTACCGGGGCTTCGGGCTTGACGACACCCTGGCCCTCCAGAAAGAACGCCTTGGAGAGGCTTTCAAGCAGCAGAGGCTTATCTTTGTCAGCTATACCGCCGCCTTGCTTACAGGGATCGTTGCCACCGCCCACGGGGCAGCGGAAGTCTGGGGACTTTACTCCGAAAGCGGGATCTGGTACCATGGGACCCTCACTTTGATCTCGGTATTCATCAATGCCTCAGTCTGGTGGTATGCAGGCGCATTCCTGCTTGCAGACTGTGGAAAAATGTTTGATCTTAGGATGGCAGGAAAACCCACCCAAAAAACCATCTCTGTATCCCTATTCATTATCGCAACCGGCCTGCTCTTCTGGGGTGCCAGTACCTACCTTCTGACAGAAGCTTCCCTTACAACCGGGTTTCCGAAGGATGCTTCCCTGGCTCTCCAGTACTTCGTATATTCGGTAATCGTCGCAATCCTCATAGCCCTTGCAGGAATCAAAGTTTCCCTTGGAAACCCTGACTCAGGAGAGGAGAAGAAAGCAAGGGGAAGAGGGAAAAAAAGGAAAGAAGCAGCCTGA
- a CDS encoding NosD domain-containing protein, giving the protein MAKNKITTLVPFMLLLILLVGVVTAVAPPEPGVLYVDDVDDGEGGNFSTIQEAVDYAVSGDTILVYPGTYTENVDVFRELTIQSVSGNPEDTVLNPSGSDNAFDVSANNVTISGFKINFPMATYGKAAVSISSRNNTILNNVISITYTGSWYNTYGIYLTGSSARDNTILGNTITGSNYGNVYGIYLNRASPNNRILGNTITECNYGLQLHYSEGNELRNNIMENNSYNFHAGWEDFNNDIDTSNLVNGKPIYYLVNESDISADYFSNAGTIYLINCSGVTVRDQTLVNNYHGIFLFNTSDSNIENNNVSSNEYGIYLEYSNDNNFIGNDVFNNDEEGINLEYSNSNTIIGNNASLNYKGIRLGDSQFNTVSNNVANANDAPGIVLCYADNNTVSSNTVLDNNGKGINLYYSSNNILDYNTVIGSSAKGIDLYSDCNYNSLIGNTVTHSSCKGINVDGYHNTLTGNNVSYNGGPGIGLYDDESGNTTLTDNVVSYNDKHGIILKGSDNYAASNTVCNNGENGIQVKDSDNYVAGNTVCNNEYGGIFIGTCDGSSNNTVIENTVRNNLVGIVFRDLYDSEVTNNTITDNGIMGIYLSESENLTLQDNTVSSNGYLEEEYYKAASVVNSDEKEECIKRSEEHDIVEETDFSMASDLLLGEGMGPFGAGIYLEFSSENCLIGNSVENNSDTGLYFIGSWNNTIYDNYFNNTNNTKFEDGLLFTEIPVEEEGNNTWNINLTEGTNIVGGPYLGGNFWALPNGTGWSQTCNDTDGDWICDLPYNVTEDGESVDYFPLIDFPEPEPEPEPAPVKRSSSSGSPTYIPPPAGENAGPVDSAQKKVVAGQESSVQFPNPENGVLGVGFKSKGYSGMVIVRVEGAYEGDSGSNNKPNGKVYRHVKILVGNERFEENIDQGYIEFRVPKSWMEENNIDPATIGLNRYHDEAWNPLSTEMTGEDEEFYYFRAETPGFSLYAITGEAKSSGEVDGTEVITPNEEETGTETGEEQTKPGESESAPGFESIFAALGILGSAFLVRKEMFK; this is encoded by the coding sequence GTGGCTAAAAACAAAATTACAACCCTTGTACCTTTTATGCTTCTCCTGATACTTCTGGTGGGAGTAGTGACAGCAGTGGCACCTCCAGAGCCAGGCGTCCTTTATGTCGATGACGTGGATGACGGCGAAGGAGGCAACTTCTCAACGATACAGGAAGCCGTAGACTATGCGGTTTCCGGAGACACAATCCTGGTTTACCCGGGCACATACACGGAAAATGTTGATGTATTCAGAGAACTGACAATACAGTCCGTATCCGGCAATCCGGAAGATACGGTTCTTAATCCCTCCGGTTCTGACAATGCTTTTGATGTCAGTGCAAATAACGTGACCATCAGCGGATTTAAAATCAATTTCCCCATGGCTACTTACGGCAAAGCAGCGGTAAGCATTTCATCCCGGAATAACACAATCCTCAACAATGTCATCTCGATCACATACACGGGGTCCTGGTATAACACATACGGAATCTATCTGACAGGAAGTTCAGCCCGGGATAACACAATTCTCGGCAACACAATCACAGGAAGTAATTACGGGAACGTATACGGCATATATCTTAATCGCGCATCCCCGAATAACAGGATTCTCGGCAACACAATCACAGAATGTAATTACGGCCTTCAACTCCATTATTCCGAAGGAAACGAACTGAGAAACAACATAATGGAGAATAATTCCTACAACTTCCATGCTGGATGGGAAGACTTTAACAATGATATCGATACCAGCAATCTCGTAAATGGAAAACCGATTTATTATCTTGTAAATGAGTCGGACATTTCTGCGGATTATTTCTCCAATGCAGGAACAATATACCTTATTAACTGTTCTGGCGTAACGGTCAGGGACCAGACCCTGGTAAACAATTACCATGGAATATTCCTTTTCAACACCAGCGACTCTAATATTGAAAATAACAATGTAAGTTCAAACGAATATGGCATTTACCTTGAGTACTCAAACGACAACAACTTCATCGGGAACGATGTCTTCAACAATGATGAAGAGGGCATCAACCTCGAGTACTCTAACAGCAATACCATCATCGGGAACAACGCAAGCCTGAACTATAAGGGAATCAGGCTAGGAGATTCCCAGTTCAACACCGTAAGCAACAACGTTGCAAACGCCAACGACGCCCCTGGAATCGTGCTCTGCTATGCGGACAACAACACCGTAAGTTCAAACACGGTGCTTGACAACAATGGAAAAGGTATAAACCTGTATTACAGTTCCAACAACATCCTGGATTACAATACGGTAATAGGGTCTTCAGCGAAAGGAATTGACCTGTATTCAGATTGCAATTACAACAGCCTCATCGGCAATACCGTGACCCACAGCAGCTGCAAGGGCATTAATGTAGACGGGTACCACAACACGCTTACAGGCAACAACGTAAGCTATAATGGCGGTCCAGGAATCGGCTTATATGATGACGAATCTGGTAACACTACCCTGACAGATAACGTTGTTAGTTATAATGACAAACACGGCATAATCCTGAAGGGTTCGGACAACTACGCTGCAAGCAATACAGTGTGCAATAATGGCGAAAACGGTATCCAAGTAAAGGATTCAGACAATTACGTTGCAGGCAATACGGTGTGCAACAATGAATACGGGGGAATTTTCATCGGGACCTGTGACGGGTCAAGCAATAACACGGTAATTGAGAACACTGTCAGGAACAATCTCGTGGGTATTGTTTTCAGAGACCTCTATGACAGCGAGGTAACCAACAATACCATAACAGACAACGGAATAATGGGAATTTACCTTTCAGAGTCCGAAAACCTCACCCTGCAAGACAACACCGTGAGCTCAAACGGATACCTGGAAGAAGAATACTACAAGGCCGCTTCAGTCGTTAACTCTGATGAAAAGGAAGAATGCATCAAGCGTTCGGAAGAGCACGATATTGTAGAAGAAACCGACTTTTCAATGGCTTCAGACCTGCTGCTGGGCGAGGGCATGGGTCCTTTTGGAGCAGGCATCTACCTTGAGTTTTCCAGCGAGAACTGCCTGATTGGCAACTCTGTTGAAAACAACAGCGATACCGGACTTTACTTCATCGGTTCCTGGAACAACACAATTTACGACAACTACTTCAACAACACGAATAACACCAAATTCGAAGATGGATTACTGTTCACAGAGATTCCGGTTGAAGAAGAAGGAAACAACACCTGGAACATCAACCTGACTGAAGGCACGAACATTGTGGGCGGGCCTTACCTCGGAGGAAACTTCTGGGCCCTTCCGAACGGGACAGGCTGGAGCCAGACCTGTAACGATACCGACGGAGACTGGATCTGCGACCTTCCCTACAATGTCACTGAAGATGGGGAAAGCGTGGACTACTTCCCGCTGATCGATTTCCCGGAGCCTGAACCGGAACCAGAACCGGCACCTGTGAAAAGAAGCAGCAGCAGCGGTTCTCCCACCTATATCCCGCCTCCGGCAGGGGAAAATGCAGGACCTGTTGACTCGGCCCAGAAAAAAGTCGTTGCAGGCCAGGAAAGCAGTGTCCAATTCCCGAACCCGGAGAACGGGGTGCTCGGAGTCGGCTTCAAGTCAAAAGGATACTCCGGAATGGTTATTGTAAGGGTTGAAGGAGCCTATGAAGGAGACAGTGGCAGCAACAATAAGCCCAACGGCAAAGTTTACAGGCACGTGAAGATCCTTGTCGGAAACGAACGCTTTGAGGAAAACATAGACCAGGGCTACATCGAGTTCAGGGTCCCGAAAAGCTGGATGGAAGAAAATAACATCGACCCGGCTACAATTGGCCTGAACAGGTACCACGACGAAGCCTGGAACCCTCTCTCAACCGAGATGACCGGGGAAGATGAGGAATTCTACTACTTCAGAGCCGAAACCCCGGGCTTTTCCCTCTATGCAATCACAGGAGAGGCGAAAAGCAGCGGAGAAGTGGATGGAACTGAGGTAATTACTCCGAACGAAGAAGAAACCGGAACCGAAACCGGAGAAGAGCAGACTAAGCCCGGAGAAAGCGAAAGTGCACCTGGCTTCGAAAGCATCTTTGCGGCCCTTGGAATCCTTGGTTCTGCGTTCCTTGTAAGAAAAGAGATGTTTAAATAA